In Saccharolobus solfataricus, a genomic segment contains:
- a CDS encoding STT3 domain-containing protein — translation MQSVKGLRRDLRKMSFIDLPLIVGLSLVSILIRSLSANWPLAVNEFDPWYLFYNALLIAQVHGNWYAVPPDVLGWFPWGYFIELGNTIGLPFLVALASLPFYGTYGANAVYTVAIFSDILLAGLGVIASYLSIESITNSRLAGYMAAAIIAVSPALTYKNLLGGLPKTSWGAVFILFAIFLLNQGLKKKNIWYGIPAGIVLFLAEISWGGYTYIDLSLLVAAFLLILLNRNDEITANLYTIMVVVTSFLTSLAPNNIGFMSGLAHGFSLLLISAVLYLDLYLSRTLPKEIVDSRNLIVIAVLIFILTLGLSGLSILRPTSAPIPSRYYAIINPFYQVTVPIDKTVAEYIPQPITAMIQDFGIALFLSVIGMYYLIRRGNLVGLWLLVLGVASIFGTSEQPYLFNYTAYMVATLGGLGVYYISDNLLKGVKNGNGNKILVGFILALVGISLVADAGLATLASNEPPAITNAATSFLTTNYSWVSAANWIRTHSPQNAFVLSWWDYGYWLEVLTNRSVIDENNTLNGTQIRLMAEMFLNNETFAANVLENDFHLYPYGSPNYTIPVYIVAYDAVTFVYAGSQAQWYVGYPPSFPGAFFGYTTSLGDIGKAMGAMTTIAGYPLDEYVNLTEINNTITQIINTYATTNPTIAQTLASQVSQAEPFAWTPKAYNSLIVQMFIESLYQIGYGQPIAPFTTQIVPTSSGYTITGSPLPRVQLMYFQPAYIALFPVGNGGAGGLYYTVYIMVMVYQFTQPGTVLKPTVMVNS, via the coding sequence ATGCAATCAGTTAAGGGACTGAGAAGAGATTTACGAAAAATGTCATTCATAGACTTACCTCTAATAGTGGGTCTTTCATTAGTGTCAATATTAATTAGAAGCCTAAGCGCTAATTGGCCTTTAGCAGTTAACGAATTCGATCCTTGGTATCTCTTCTACAACGCATTGCTGATAGCGCAAGTTCATGGAAATTGGTATGCAGTACCTCCAGACGTACTGGGCTGGTTCCCGTGGGGGTACTTTATTGAACTCGGGAATACTATAGGCTTGCCATTCTTGGTTGCATTAGCCTCTTTACCCTTTTATGGAACTTACGGAGCAAATGCAGTATATACGGTAGCGATATTTTCTGACATTTTATTAGCTGGACTAGGCGTTATAGCATCATATCTTTCGATAGAATCAATTACTAATAGTAGATTAGCCGGTTATATGGCTGCAGCAATAATAGCAGTTTCTCCTGCATTAACATATAAGAACTTGTTAGGTGGACTTCCTAAGACATCGTGGGGTGCGGTATTTATACTATTTGCAATTTTCCTCCTAAATCAAGGTTTAAAGAAGAAGAACATCTGGTATGGCATACCGGCAGGTATAGTGCTATTTTTAGCCGAGATTTCTTGGGGAGGTTACACCTATATTGACTTAAGTTTGCTTGTAGCAGCGTTCTTACTAATTCTCTTAAATAGAAATGACGAGATTACTGCAAACCTTTACACAATAATGGTAGTTGTAACTTCGTTTCTAACTTCCTTGGCCCCAAATAATATAGGTTTCATGTCGGGACTAGCACATGGCTTTTCCTTACTTTTGATCTCCGCAGTTCTTTATCTAGACTTATATCTATCCAGAACACTTCCTAAAGAAATCGTAGATTCAAGAAATTTAATAGTAATTGCGGTACTAATTTTTATACTTACTTTAGGATTGTCTGGGTTATCAATACTAAGACCTACATCAGCCCCAATACCCTCAAGGTATTACGCTATAATAAATCCGTTTTATCAGGTTACAGTACCTATAGATAAGACAGTAGCAGAATATATTCCTCAACCAATAACCGCAATGATCCAAGATTTCGGAATAGCACTATTCTTATCAGTCATAGGAATGTACTACTTGATAAGAAGAGGAAACCTAGTGGGTTTATGGCTATTAGTGTTAGGAGTTGCGAGTATATTTGGCACATCAGAACAACCATATCTATTTAACTATACAGCCTATATGGTAGCTACATTAGGAGGTTTAGGAGTATACTATATTTCAGATAACCTACTAAAGGGAGTTAAAAATGGGAATGGTAACAAAATATTGGTAGGTTTCATTTTAGCGCTAGTAGGGATATCCTTAGTAGCAGATGCTGGATTAGCAACGCTAGCAAGCAACGAACCTCCAGCAATAACCAATGCAGCTACCAGCTTCCTGACAACTAATTATTCTTGGGTATCTGCAGCAAATTGGATAAGAACACATTCTCCACAAAACGCATTTGTATTATCTTGGTGGGATTACGGATATTGGCTAGAAGTTTTAACAAATAGGAGTGTCATAGATGAAAATAATACACTTAACGGGACACAAATTAGATTAATGGCTGAAATGTTTTTGAACAATGAAACTTTCGCTGCTAATGTACTAGAAAACGATTTCCATCTATATCCTTACGGTAGTCCAAACTATACCATACCAGTTTATATAGTGGCCTACGATGCTGTCACGTTTGTGTATGCTGGTAGCCAAGCTCAATGGTATGTTGGATATCCGCCTAGTTTTCCTGGAGCATTCTTTGGATACACAACAAGTTTAGGAGATATTGGAAAAGCTATGGGGGCGATGACAACGATAGCTGGATATCCTTTAGATGAATACGTAAATCTAACTGAAATAAATAATACGATAACACAAATAATTAATACTTATGCCACTACTAATCCAACTATTGCTCAGACCTTAGCTTCACAAGTTTCACAAGCTGAACCATTTGCGTGGACTCCTAAGGCCTATAACTCACTTATAGTCCAAATGTTCATTGAGAGTCTATATCAGATAGGATATGGACAACCTATTGCTCCATTTACAACGCAAATAGTCCCTACCAGTTCTGGATATACGATAACGGGATCTCCATTACCACGTGTTCAACTAATGTACTTCCAACCTGCATATATAGCATTATTCCCAGTAGGAAATGGAGGTGCGGGAGGATTGTACTACACTGTTTATATAATGGTAATGGTATACCAGTTTACCCAGCCTGGTACAGTATTAAAACCTACAGTAATGGTTAACAGTTAA
- a CDS encoding ammonium transporter has translation MKSWKFKALLIGQVILVMLLFSNILAHSQTTTNSSALQQLNQSVQSILNRTSSYPAAAVPSWLDTGSNAWMLTAATFVGLQSVPGVALYYAGLSKKKYAVNSALMIFYAFAAVLVIWIIAGYSFGFGYPALVSIHGYGIFGYPIPAWGGLFEASQTTYGPSGAHANIPTATFIFFQFVFAAITPILLAGGVLERMNFKAWMVFVPFWSLLVYSPVAYWLFAGGWLNQLGAVDFSGGYVIHVDAGVGALAAALAIGPRLASERKLEAHSLPLVLVGAGLIWLGWDGFNGGDPLGATVDAAIAVLNTNIATAVSAVVWMLMDMKFFGKPTLIGATSGAITGLVAITPAAGYVNGWEAALIGIFSGSIPWMALYWLEPKLRVDDTLGVFSTHGIAGIVGGLLTGVFANPAVTQFVAPGLTGALYGNWYQLGIQALAAVIVFVYDFAITFGLLKFIGLFIPLQAPPQELAIGDYAMHGEVAYSELLATIPESAKSKEQSVVLPKKEKEENSEE, from the coding sequence ATGAAATCGTGGAAATTCAAGGCACTGTTAATTGGCCAAGTAATATTGGTAATGCTTTTATTTTCAAATATTTTAGCACATTCTCAAACTACAACAAATTCATCTGCACTTCAACAACTAAATCAATCAGTGCAATCAATTCTTAACAGAACGTCTAGCTATCCAGCTGCAGCAGTACCATCTTGGCTTGATACTGGAAGTAATGCGTGGATGTTAACTGCAGCGACTTTTGTAGGATTGCAAAGCGTTCCTGGTGTTGCGTTATATTATGCTGGATTGTCTAAAAAGAAATATGCAGTGAACTCTGCATTAATGATATTTTATGCATTTGCGGCAGTGTTAGTTATATGGATAATAGCCGGATACAGTTTTGGTTTCGGTTATCCCGCACTGGTTTCCATTCACGGTTATGGAATATTCGGATATCCTATTCCCGCATGGGGAGGGCTTTTTGAAGCTTCACAAACCACCTATGGTCCTAGTGGTGCTCACGCTAATATACCAACCGCTACCTTTATATTCTTCCAATTCGTCTTTGCTGCAATAACGCCAATATTATTAGCCGGAGGAGTATTAGAAAGAATGAACTTTAAAGCTTGGATGGTTTTTGTACCTTTCTGGTCTCTCCTAGTGTATAGTCCAGTTGCATACTGGTTATTTGCAGGAGGATGGTTAAATCAATTAGGTGCTGTAGACTTCTCTGGAGGTTATGTAATACATGTAGATGCAGGAGTAGGAGCTCTAGCTGCAGCGTTGGCTATAGGTCCTAGATTAGCTTCTGAAAGAAAATTAGAGGCGCATAGCTTACCTTTAGTTTTAGTTGGAGCTGGCTTAATTTGGTTGGGGTGGGATGGGTTCAATGGCGGTGATCCATTAGGAGCTACAGTGGATGCTGCAATCGCAGTGCTGAATACGAATATTGCTACCGCAGTTAGTGCTGTAGTATGGATGTTGATGGATATGAAATTCTTTGGAAAACCAACATTAATTGGAGCTACTAGTGGCGCTATAACTGGCCTAGTTGCAATTACTCCAGCTGCAGGTTATGTAAACGGATGGGAAGCCGCATTAATTGGAATATTTTCTGGAAGTATACCATGGATGGCATTATATTGGTTAGAGCCAAAGCTTAGAGTTGATGATACTTTAGGTGTGTTCTCTACTCACGGTATAGCTGGAATAGTAGGTGGTTTATTAACTGGAGTTTTTGCAAATCCCGCAGTCACACAGTTTGTGGCTCCGGGATTAACAGGAGCTCTCTATGGGAATTGGTATCAACTAGGAATTCAAGCACTTGCAGCAGTAATAGTATTCGTATATGACTTCGCAATAACTTTTGGCCTTCTAAAGTTTATAGGATTATTTATACCATTACAAGCGCCACCTCAAGAACTAGCAATAGGAGATTACGCTATGCACGGAGAGGTAGCATATTCAGAATTATTAGCTACAATTCCAGAAAGCGCTAAATCTAAGGAACAGTCAGTCGTTTTACCTAAGAAAGAAAAGGAGGAGAATAGTGAAGAATAA
- a CDS encoding OsmC family protein, with protein sequence MTVITFTAEGRLDGDKVIVDLNGTEIKVGLLGSDNPTPEEFCLASAISCLILTVYYIAREKGVTINSIEGYIEGKMDTKGFQGVEEVPPGLLEVSYELIVYSKDSRISDILKEAEERCPMRDTLTRSVKVNINWKIKS encoded by the coding sequence TTGACAGTGATAACGTTTACTGCAGAAGGTAGATTAGATGGAGATAAAGTCATTGTGGATCTGAACGGGACTGAGATAAAGGTAGGCTTATTAGGCTCTGATAACCCTACCCCAGAGGAATTCTGCCTAGCTTCTGCAATATCTTGTCTTATCTTGACTGTTTACTATATTGCGAGAGAAAAAGGTGTTACTATCAATTCTATTGAAGGTTACATTGAAGGAAAAATGGATACTAAAGGGTTTCAAGGAGTAGAAGAGGTTCCTCCAGGTTTATTGGAGGTTAGTTATGAGTTAATAGTTTATTCGAAAGATAGTAGAATTAGCGATATATTAAAAGAAGCTGAAGAACGATGTCCAATGAGGGATACGTTAACTAGAAGTGTTAAAGTAAATATTAACTGGAAAATTAAAAGTTGA
- a CDS encoding lipoate--protein ligase, translated as MSWRFVSLPPQDGYHMVTSFVSVADYVNRGGKNTLLVFSVKEPFVNVGIHQEVWLEVDLEFTKKMKIPVVRRDLGGGTVVITPGEHDYFIVVRQEDAPRNPSELYKKFLTPIVNVLRSYGLKADLRDQDIVVNGKKISGNGAMTHGNSIVIAGNILLSLDIDLISKCIRVPTEKFRDKMAKDMSEWLTSLERELGYIPPKEEINKKLKEAFEKELGIKFEDSTLTPEEIELWEKLASEKAKEEWIFYKDNRHRDIHTERCVKISSAAALCHLDYKARKLLRITLKIANKKIDEISISGDFFIMSPNGFIEYLEDKLKGVSANMEAIRKTILDTFNEKKPVIFGFNENDLISAIMEIMSKPEIQEVI; from the coding sequence ATGAGTTGGAGATTTGTCTCTCTCCCTCCTCAAGATGGCTATCACATGGTAACTTCATTTGTATCGGTAGCGGATTATGTAAATAGAGGAGGAAAAAATACATTATTGGTTTTTTCAGTTAAAGAGCCTTTTGTAAATGTGGGAATCCACCAAGAAGTATGGCTAGAAGTTGATTTAGAATTTACTAAAAAGATGAAAATCCCAGTCGTTAGGCGTGATTTAGGAGGAGGCACAGTAGTAATAACACCAGGTGAGCATGATTATTTTATTGTTGTTAGACAAGAGGACGCACCAAGAAATCCAAGTGAATTATATAAGAAATTCCTCACACCCATAGTAAACGTTTTACGTTCATATGGGTTAAAAGCCGATTTAAGAGATCAAGATATAGTAGTAAATGGAAAGAAAATAAGTGGAAATGGCGCGATGACACACGGTAATTCAATCGTAATAGCCGGCAACATTTTGTTGAGTCTAGATATTGACCTAATTAGTAAATGTATAAGGGTTCCAACAGAAAAGTTTAGGGATAAAATGGCTAAGGATATGTCAGAGTGGTTAACATCATTAGAGAGAGAATTAGGATATATTCCGCCTAAGGAGGAGATTAACAAGAAACTTAAGGAGGCTTTTGAAAAGGAATTAGGTATAAAATTTGAGGATTCGACGTTAACGCCAGAAGAAATAGAATTATGGGAGAAATTGGCAAGCGAAAAAGCTAAAGAGGAATGGATATTTTACAAAGATAATAGGCATCGTGATATTCACACGGAGAGATGCGTTAAAATTTCGTCTGCGGCAGCTCTTTGCCACCTTGACTATAAGGCTAGGAAGTTGCTAAGAATTACCCTTAAAATAGCAAATAAGAAAATTGATGAAATATCAATTTCTGGTGACTTCTTCATTATGTCACCAAATGGGTTCATAGAATATTTGGAAGATAAACTAAAGGGAGTATCAGCTAATATGGAAGCGATAAGAAAAACGATTCTTGATACATTTAACGAGAAGAAACCAGTAATATTTGGTTTCAATGAAAATGATCTAATAAGCGCAATAATGGAAATTATGAGTAAACCTGAAATACAAGAGGTTATTTAA
- a CDS encoding glycine cleavage system protein H, which translates to MVVESNCEIPENLYYFIEGKNTVWAKLESPDTIVVGITDLAQTMAGKIVKVRIKKKGTKVEKGRPVATMESGKWAGPVPAPVTGEVVEVNAEAEKSPIIINQDPYGKGWLVKMKMSNPEELKQLFSGQAAIQKLKELIASEKLTCKRL; encoded by the coding sequence ATGGTAGTTGAATCGAACTGTGAAATACCAGAAAATCTTTATTACTTTATAGAAGGTAAAAACACAGTTTGGGCTAAATTAGAGAGCCCAGATACAATCGTTGTAGGAATAACTGATCTTGCACAAACGATGGCAGGAAAGATAGTTAAAGTAAGGATAAAGAAAAAAGGCACCAAGGTAGAGAAGGGAAGACCAGTAGCCACTATGGAAAGTGGGAAGTGGGCTGGACCAGTTCCGGCACCAGTAACTGGAGAAGTTGTTGAGGTTAATGCAGAGGCTGAGAAAAGTCCAATCATTATAAATCAAGATCCATATGGAAAAGGATGGTTAGTAAAGATGAAGATGAGTAATCCAGAGGAGTTAAAACAACTATTTAGTGGCCAAGCAGCTATACAGAAATTGAAGGAATTAATAGCCTCTGAAAAATTAACATGCAAGAGGCTATAA
- a CDS encoding MarR family winged helix-turn-helix transcriptional regulator, with protein sequence MSMNVKELAILTLLSEGELSVKEIQEYVNISRRNLVKTIRKLERKGYIQEKAYVGDDVIVEITEYGMEILYKNFVYLRGLINEMEDILCSKFDC encoded by the coding sequence ATGTCAATGAACGTTAAAGAGCTAGCAATTCTAACTTTGTTGTCAGAAGGTGAATTAAGCGTTAAAGAAATACAAGAATACGTAAATATATCTAGAAGAAATCTAGTTAAAACCATAAGAAAATTAGAGAGGAAAGGTTATATTCAAGAAAAGGCATATGTAGGTGATGATGTTATAGTTGAAATTACTGAGTATGGGATGGAAATACTATATAAAAATTTTGTATATTTAAGAGGTTTAATAAACGAAATGGAAGATATTTTATGTAGTAAGTTCGACTGTTAA
- a CDS encoding FAD-binding oxidoreductase encodes MIKIIFVLEVNPADENEVFQIISESKKDNKKVGIRGFGSHTKREIKPDIMIITTEKLNNFEISENKVIADSGADVKKIREEALQKGLLFPSIYDGSIGGLLALNEMSSISTAYGTPWNFTEWVDFINTFGKIRWRAVIGSQGLFGVITKASLKLYEKPSKVFIYEREITDKKELKLELRKLIGLKPIALLVEYEGDNKAFEIHASYVTQYDLQSYSKDEGIPMISEVSDKNSYIVEISDFVEDFISIAERVSPYYMYGIYGVNLLKVYVTDDSLLRDLKYYPRNKPHPVFYKLKRVLDFYNIFA; translated from the coding sequence TTGATTAAGATAATATTTGTGTTAGAAGTAAACCCAGCTGATGAGAATGAGGTCTTTCAGATAATTAGTGAATCTAAAAAAGACAATAAGAAAGTAGGGATAAGAGGATTTGGCTCACATACAAAGAGGGAAATCAAACCAGATATAATGATAATTACAACTGAAAAACTTAACAATTTCGAAATAAGTGAAAACAAGGTAATAGCTGACAGTGGGGCTGATGTCAAGAAAATAAGAGAAGAAGCGTTACAAAAGGGGCTTTTATTCCCATCAATTTATGATGGAAGTATAGGTGGTCTACTAGCACTTAACGAAATGTCAAGTATATCTACGGCATATGGCACGCCATGGAATTTCACAGAGTGGGTAGATTTCATAAATACTTTTGGCAAAATCAGATGGAGAGCTGTAATCGGTTCACAAGGTTTATTTGGAGTAATAACGAAAGCTAGTCTAAAACTATATGAGAAACCAAGTAAGGTATTTATATATGAAAGAGAGATAACTGATAAGAAAGAATTAAAACTTGAATTAAGAAAATTAATAGGTCTGAAACCAATTGCGCTCCTAGTAGAATATGAAGGAGATAATAAGGCTTTTGAAATACATGCATCTTACGTTACTCAATATGATTTGCAAAGTTACTCTAAGGATGAAGGAATTCCTATGATTTCCGAAGTTTCTGATAAAAACAGTTATATAGTTGAAATAAGCGATTTTGTGGAAGACTTTATATCAATTGCGGAAAGAGTCTCACCATATTATATGTACGGAATATACGGGGTTAACTTACTCAAAGTTTACGTTACTGATGATTCTTTGCTAAGAGATTTAAAATATTACCCCAGAAACAAGCCTCATCCAGTCTTCTATAAGCTTAAACGGGTATTGGACTTCTATAATATATTCGCATAA
- the purE gene encoding 5-(carboxyamino)imidazole ribonucleotide mutase, translating into MPKVAVIMGSKNDWEYMREAVEILKQFGIDYEARVVSAHRTPEFMMQYAKEAEKRGIEVIIAGAGGAAHLPGMVASLTSLPVIGVPIPSKNLNGLDSLLSIVQMPYGVPVATVAIGGAKNAALLAIRILGIKYKELADKIKKFSEDMRNDVLSTRLEA; encoded by the coding sequence GTGCCAAAAGTAGCTGTAATTATGGGAAGTAAAAATGACTGGGAATATATGAGAGAAGCTGTAGAGATTTTGAAACAATTCGGGATAGACTATGAGGCTAGAGTGGTTTCAGCTCATAGAACACCAGAATTTATGATGCAATACGCTAAAGAAGCAGAAAAAAGAGGAATAGAAGTAATTATTGCTGGGGCTGGTGGAGCAGCTCATTTGCCAGGCATGGTTGCTTCACTTACAAGTCTTCCAGTTATTGGTGTTCCTATTCCCTCAAAGAATCTAAATGGTCTTGACTCGCTTCTTTCAATAGTGCAAATGCCCTATGGAGTCCCAGTAGCTACTGTGGCAATAGGTGGTGCCAAAAACGCTGCGCTACTGGCAATTAGGATTTTAGGAATAAAATATAAGGAATTAGCAGATAAAATTAAAAAATTCTCAGAGGATATGAGGAACGATGTTCTCAGTACTAGACTGGAAGCCTAA
- the purK gene encoding 5-(carboxyamino)imidazole ribonucleotide synthase gives MFSVLDWKPKIGILGGGQLGWMIVLEGRKYPFTFYVLENDKNAPACRIADRCFSPQDYKEFVDSSDVITFEFEHVYEKALEYAEYSGKLLPRLNSVELKRERYKEKLFYRQHNLPTPRFYVAEDGEEALKILREEFNNVGVIKESKGGYDGKGQYFIFNDVEKYQFLREKKEKMVVEEYVKFDFEASIIIARDKRGVFISYPPTYNYNEKGILVYNYGPYNNQNIVEIARRLSEELDYVGIMGVEVFVVNGKVLINEFAPRVHNTGHYTLDGALISQFEQHLRAIIGMELGPSTILSPSGMVNILGTDKIPVEVLKYGKVYWYSKSEVRKRRKMGHVNVVGNNLEEVKQKIDKIMQLIYTNGLDL, from the coding sequence ATGTTCTCAGTACTAGACTGGAAGCCTAAAATTGGAATATTAGGAGGAGGACAGCTCGGCTGGATGATAGTATTAGAGGGTAGAAAATACCCATTTACTTTTTACGTATTAGAGAACGATAAGAATGCTCCAGCTTGCAGAATTGCAGATAGGTGTTTCTCTCCTCAAGATTATAAGGAATTCGTTGATTCCTCAGACGTTATAACATTTGAGTTCGAACACGTGTATGAAAAGGCATTAGAGTATGCTGAGTATAGTGGCAAGCTATTACCTAGACTTAACTCTGTAGAGTTGAAGAGAGAGCGTTATAAGGAGAAGCTGTTCTATAGACAACATAATTTACCAACTCCTAGATTCTATGTAGCAGAGGATGGTGAGGAAGCATTAAAGATATTAAGAGAGGAATTCAATAATGTCGGAGTTATTAAGGAATCTAAAGGAGGATATGATGGTAAGGGGCAATATTTCATCTTTAATGACGTTGAGAAATATCAATTTCTAAGGGAAAAGAAAGAGAAGATGGTCGTTGAGGAGTATGTAAAATTTGATTTTGAGGCCTCCATTATTATAGCAAGGGATAAGAGAGGTGTTTTTATTAGTTACCCTCCAACTTATAATTATAATGAAAAAGGTATTTTAGTTTATAATTATGGGCCGTATAATAATCAGAATATAGTAGAGATTGCAAGAAGGTTAAGTGAGGAGTTGGATTACGTAGGAATTATGGGCGTTGAGGTATTCGTAGTTAACGGTAAAGTTTTAATTAATGAGTTTGCCCCAAGAGTTCACAATACTGGGCACTATACTCTTGACGGCGCTCTAATCTCTCAATTTGAACAACACCTAAGGGCAATAATCGGTATGGAGTTAGGTCCATCTACCATCTTATCTCCTAGCGGGATGGTTAATATTCTTGGTACAGATAAAATACCAGTTGAGGTATTAAAATACGGTAAAGTTTACTGGTACTCTAAGAGTGAAGTTAGGAAGAGGAGAAAAATGGGTCATGTAAATGTAGTAGGGAACAATCTTGAAGAAGTTAAGCAAAAAATTGATAAAATTATGCAACTAATCTATACTAATGGGTTAGATTTATGA
- a CDS encoding winged helix-turn-helix domain-containing protein, with protein MRFRFKIWIEAEDGKPLIGKGGVKLLRAIEETGSLSSASKSLGVSYKFAWEYVKRINEILSDSVEMRKGGKNAGGSKVNEKLDKLLNIYEEAQKEISEILEKYNKKINEVLNQEGEKA; from the coding sequence ATGAGGTTCAGATTTAAAATTTGGATTGAAGCAGAGGACGGAAAGCCACTTATAGGTAAAGGAGGGGTAAAATTACTAAGAGCGATTGAGGAAACCGGCTCTCTTTCCAGTGCTTCCAAATCACTTGGTGTATCATATAAGTTTGCCTGGGAATATGTCAAAAGAATTAATGAAATATTAAGCGATTCTGTAGAAATGAGAAAAGGAGGAAAGAACGCAGGAGGTTCTAAGGTTAATGAAAAATTAGATAAGCTGTTAAATATTTATGAGGAGGCACAAAAGGAGATTTCAGAAATCCTTGAAAAATATAATAAAAAGATAAATGAAGTATTAAATCAAGAAGGGGAAAAAGCTTAG
- a CDS encoding type 1 glutamine amidotransferase domain-containing protein — protein MDSKKVLFLVGEEFEDIELLYPFYRVMEEGFKPVIAWKEANSKVIGKHGYTVISDIAFKDVRPEDYIALVIPGGRGPEHIRTLEEVKNITRKFFELKKPVAAICHGPQILISANLVKGRKLTSVNSIKDDVIAAGGIYVDNDVVVDENLISSRVPSDLPAFASTLIKALKSIK, from the coding sequence ATGGACTCTAAAAAGGTATTATTCTTAGTTGGAGAAGAGTTTGAAGATATAGAGTTATTATATCCCTTCTATAGAGTTATGGAAGAGGGTTTCAAACCTGTAATAGCGTGGAAAGAGGCTAATAGTAAGGTTATCGGAAAGCATGGATATACTGTAATTTCTGACATAGCATTTAAGGACGTAAGGCCGGAAGATTATATAGCATTAGTTATTCCAGGCGGAAGAGGCCCAGAGCATATAAGAACATTAGAAGAAGTAAAGAATATTACGAGAAAGTTCTTTGAATTAAAGAAGCCAGTAGCTGCAATATGCCACGGTCCTCAAATTTTAATCTCAGCTAATCTAGTAAAAGGAAGAAAACTAACGTCAGTTAACTCAATAAAAGATGATGTAATAGCAGCGGGAGGAATTTACGTTGATAACGATGTAGTAGTAGATGAAAATCTAATATCATCTAGAGTCCCTAGTGATCTACCTGCTTTTGCGTCCACTTTAATTAAGGCACTTAAGAGTATAAAGTAA